A window of Scomber scombrus chromosome 23, fScoSco1.1, whole genome shotgun sequence contains these coding sequences:
- the LOC134005495 gene encoding uncharacterized protein LOC134005495 codes for MMKLKISTEFNDTREQLQKHGVDVSILKREIQELVEHKERLGGNITGIEERLNITERQLRGKKAQLEDLETETKDAFTETQKLLKLYKDGLFHLKSTTQDLEDKVETRLNATKTDFGAKLKEVQDNSEAFTAKLKEQKAEVVKFMEETGSKFSHVDEQLRIQNTSVDQQISDIDSLKNKNTGITNRLGSVEKRVGEQSKLKPEVDQLKARVNAKVAFSATIIESKDVFTGPRTAGTSKILIFNKVFTNIGNAYNCKTGLFTAPQKGVYHFSFMTFGYSTYYTSGAILVKNGKYQVSTWEFKGPDSSDTTSNTVILELNHRDTVNIILWQGGKINTSVFSGFLVFPTK; via the exons ATGATGAAGTTAAAAATATCGACGGAATTCAATGACACAAGGGAACAGCTGCAAAAACACGGCGTTGATGTTTCCATCCTGAAGAGAGAGATTCAAGAACTGGTCGAACACAAGGAAAGACTAGGAGGAAACATCACTGGGATTGAAGAGAGACTCAATATAACCGAGAGACagttaaggggaaaaaaagcccaGCTTGAAGATTTGGAGACAGAGACCAAGGATGCGttcactgaaacacaaaaactCCTGAAACTATATAAAGATGGGCTGTTCCATCTTAAATCAACAACCCAGGACCTTGAAGATAAAGTTGAAACCCGACTAAATGCCACAAAGACAGACTTTGGAGCTAAACTAAAGGAAGTACAAGACAACAGTGAAG CTTTCACTGCAAAACTCAAAGAACAAAAAGCTGAAGTTGTTAAATTTATGGAAGAAACTGGGAGCAAATTTAGTCATGTTGATGAACAGCTGAGGATCCAAAACACTTCAGTCGACCAGCAGATTTCTGACATCGACTCTCTCAAGAACAAAAATACAG GAATAACAAACAGACTGGGGTCAGTTGAGAAAAGAGTTGGGGAACAAAGTAAACTCAAACCAGAGGTGGACCAACTGAAAGCAAGAG TCAATGCAAAGGTGGCGTTTTCTGCAACTATAATCGAATCCAAAGATGTGTTCACTGGACCCAGAACTGCTGGCACTAGCAAAATTCTGATTTTCAACAAAGTCTTCACAAATATTGGCAATGCTTACAACTGTAAAACAG GTCTCTTCACTGCTCCACAGAAAGGTGTTTACCACTTTTCCTTCATGACTTTTGGCTACAGCACCTACTACACCTCAGGAGCCATCTTGGTGAAAAACGGGAAGTACCAAGTGAGCACCTGGGAATTCAAAGGGCCGGATTCCAGTGACACCACCAGCAACACAGTCATTCTTGAGCTGAATCACAGAGATACTGTCAACATCATCCTGTGGCAaggtggaaaaataaatacaagtgtCTTCAGTGGATTCCTTGTATTCCCAACAAAGTAA
- the si:ch211-63p21.8 gene encoding kelch-like protein 33: MEFTRRYLPMEWEERWRKEKERRKRVIEERGEEGIEQDKRELRRIVAYNDSRMGLMSGRCEKEGTDVRVRYGSGCSQEGIGEHMSEKVLRDEGFGDTIRTYHSKTYPKQAFIALKEFQDSSLLTDLTLTTENGNSFNVHSPIVAAVSLLIEQQLREESRVQSDKDKNVGVHKWYLSLGPEVDHVGLQAVLEFAYTGVVLSLNKDTMAQIKAAAQALGVPRVLDLCIEEEITKKDENPDKEKKNIPVTEQLKITLQSIEKLWAGRVGCDVILDVDGALFQVHRVILAASSDYFRGMFTCGMRESNQTCVALPFLLASELQALISCSYSGTLPLSWDCVFEITCTALQLQFQPAISLCLDFIRQEIEARSCLDVASFAEAYGMSELLEEANDFVLRNFWEVSATPKFLDLQADKLLNFLHCDGLCAPSELAVFRAVISWLEADPGERLGQASLLMKGVRFPLMTFREFREVRAINLRMESFGSQEVDLYCPALKEFGFNFPETQNQCRVRQPKDALVLVGGDQLNPDVGLRMPSRELWFANSLRSGTGLVKEIEWKRLGEMPEKPKFRHGVAVMDGRLYVVGGCYFYTKDDIMKSSYSYDPVQDSWKRLADLQEFRSNFSVVVHEERLYAIGGDKEINTNVDSVEMYNTDTDSWSYVQPLDQALSGYAVTVIDEGIFISGGFNCEYVCLVSMFLYHPETGTTYLADMIHDRAQHCMEALRGHLYVAGGVCNLRKFYTDQQVCEMYDPSTDSWTAFATLPVPHVSAASVVLEEKIYILGGYSQDDYSESGLVHRFGPSTQRWENVGKLPGAVADIRACLMRLPQHVRK, from the exons ATGGAGTTTACCAGGCGTTACCTGCCAATGGAATGGGAAGAGcgatggaggaaagagaaggagaggaggaaaagagtgATTGAAGAACGTGGAGAAGAAGGGATAGAACAGGACAAGCGTGAATTGAGAAGGATTGTGGCCTACAATGACTCCAGAATGGGGCTGATGAGCGGTAGGTGTGAAAAAGAGGGGACAGACGTCAGGGTCAGGTACGGCAGTGGTTGCAGTCAAGAGGGTATTGGAGAGCATATGAGTGAGAAAGTGCTCAGAGATGAAGGATTTGGTGATACCATCCGCACATACCACAGCAAAACCTATCCTAAACAGGCCTTCATTGCACTGAAAGAATTCCAGGATTCATCACTTCTTACAGACCTGACACTGACGACTGAGAATGGGAACAGCTTCAATGTACATTCCCCTATTGTGGCTGCTGTCAGTCTTTTAATTGAGCAACAACTGAGGGAAGAAAGCAGAGTGCAATCAGACAAAGATAAGAATGTAGGAGTCCATAAGTGGTACCTGTCTCTGGGTCCAGAGGTTGATCATGTTGGGTTACAGGCAGTTTTGGAGTTTGCCTACACTGGGGTTGTATTATCTTTAAACAAAGATACCATGGCACAGATTAAGGCAGCAGCTCAAGCACTGGGGGTTCCTAGAGTGCTAGATCTTTGCATCGAAGAGGAAATTacaaagaaagatgaaaatcctgacaaagaaaagaaaaatatcccTGTTACAGAACAGTTGAAGATTACTCTTCAGTCCATTGAAAAGCTCTGGGCAGGCAGAGTGGGCTGTGATGTAATTTTGGATGTAGATGGAGCCTTATTCCAAG TTCACAGAGTTATCCTGGCAGCTAGCAGTGACTATTTTCGTGGCATGTTCACTTGCGGGATGAGGGAATCCAATCAAACCTGTGTTGCCCTTCCCTTCCTGTTAGCTTCTGAGTTACAGGCTCTAATTAGCTGCTCCTACAGTGGGACCCTTCCACTCAGCTGGGACTGTGTTTTTGAGATCACCTGCACAGCTCTCCAGCTTCAGTTCCAGCCTGCCATCTCACTTTGCCTTGACTTCATACGACAGGAAATAGAAGCTAGGTCCTGCCTGGATGTGGCATCTTTTGCTGAGGCTTATGGGATGTCAGAGCTCCTTGAGGAAGCCAATGACTTTGTACTGAGGAACTTCTGGGAGGTGTCAGCCACTCCAAAGTTTCTTGACCTACAAGCGGATAAGCTTCTAAATTTTCTCCACTGTGATGGTCTATGTGCGCCCTCAGAGTTGGCTGTATTTCGAGCCGTAATCTCCTGGTTGGAGGCTGATCCTGGGGAGAGATTGGGTCAGGCTAGCTTACTGATGAAGGGAGTTCGCTTCCCACTCATGACCTTTCGAGAGTTCAGGGAAGTCAGGGCCATTAATCTGCGTATGGAGTCCTTTGGAAGCCAGGAGGTGGACCTATATTGCCCTGCACTCAAAGAATTTGGTTTCAACTTTCCAGAAACCCAGAACCAATGCAGAGTCAGGCAACCTAAAGATGCTCTGGTTCTGGTCGGGGGAGACCAGTTGAACCCAGATGTGGGTCTACGAATGCCTAGCAGGGAGCTGTGGTTCGCAAACTCTCTACGCAGTGGCACAGGGTTGGTGAAGGAGATAGAGTGGAAAAGGCTGGGTGAGATGCCAGAAAAGCCAAAGTTCAGGCATGGAGTTGCAGTAATGGATGGAAGGCTGTATGTGGTTGGAGGATGTTACTTCTATACCAAGGATGACATCATGAAATCCAGCTACAG TTATGACCCTGTGCAGGACAGCTGGAAGAGGTTGGCTGACTTGCAGGAGTTTAGAAGTAACTTCTCAGTTGTGGTACACGAGGAGCGACTTTATGCCATTGGTGGAGATAAAGAGATCAACACCAACGTAGACAGTGTGGAGATGTacaacactgacactgactcTTGGAG CTATGTCCAGCCCCTGGACCAGGCTCTGAGTGGCTATGCTGTCACTGTCATAGATGAAGGAATCTTCATCTCCGGAGGTTTCAActgtgagtatgtgtgtctgGTTTCCATGTTTCTGTACCACCCGGAGACCGGAACCACCTACTTGGCAGACATGATCCATGACCGGGCCCAGCATTGCATGGAGGCCCTGCGAGGCCACCTTTATGTTGCCGGCGGTGTGTGCAACCTGCGGAAGTTTTACACTGACCAACAAGTCTGTGAGATGTATGATCCTTCAACTGATTCCTGGACTGCTTTTGCAACATTACCTGTGCCCCATGTGAGTGCAGCATCAGTCGTCCTGGAGGAGAAGATTTATATACTGGGAGGTTACAGCCAGGATGACTATAGTGAGTCTGGACTGGTCCATCGGTTTGGTCCCAGCACACAGCGATGGGAGAACGTGGGTAAACTGCCTGGGGCTGTTGCTGACATTCGAGCCTGTCTGATGCGATTGCCCCAGCATGTAAGAAAGTAA